The Candidatus Palauibacter scopulicola sequence CCAGGTCCGGTCCCGGTTCGAAAGCACGCTTCGCGGAGAGGACGGATCCGAGGTCGGCTATGGGGGCGCGGTGACCATGCTGTGGGTCCACGAGCCGGGAGGCTGGCGCATCCTGAGCGGCCACTCCTCGGCTCCGGTCCCGCGCGGAGGATAGGCCCATGCCCGACAGTACCGCCCCGGAAACCGACCCCTCGACCCGCGACATCGTCGAGTCGATCATCCGGAAGGGGATGGCCGCGCGGCTCGAGGACCGGCTGGATGAAGCGATGCGGCACATGAAGGCGGCCGTCGCGCTGGGCCGCCACAGCGACGATCCGCTCGCGCTCGCCCGGGCCCTTCACGGGCAGGCGAACGTCGAGCGCGACAGGGGGGAGGCGCGCGCGGCCGTCGCGCTCTACCTCGAAGCCGTCCCCCTCTGCCGTCAGGGGGACGACCCGCTCGTCTACGCCCACACCACGCGTCACCTGGGGGATGTCCTTCGGGAGATGGGCGACCTCGACAAGGCGGAGCGGTGCTACGCGGAAGCGCTGGCCGTCTACCGGGCGGACCCGGCGGCCCCGCCGCTCGACGTGGCCAATGCCGTGCGGTCCGCGGCCATCCTGCGCGAGGCGCAGGACGGAGTTGATGAGGCGCGCC is a genomic window containing:
- a CDS encoding tetratricopeptide repeat protein, coding for MPDSTAPETDPSTRDIVESIIRKGMAARLEDRLDEAMRHMKAAVALGRHSDDPLALARALHGQANVERDRGEARAAVALYLEAVPLCRQGDDPLVYAHTTRHLGDVLREMGDLDKAERCYAEALAVYRADPAAPPLDVANAVRSAAILREAQDGVDEARLLWTEARDLYGKADVEAGVSESAARLERLA